The genomic stretch CCGGTGCCAGCCTCTACTTGCAAGCATCCACAGCTGCAGCTGGAACCCACTGATGAGAGCCAACCCCGACGGCTGCACATCTCCTCGCAACTAACAATGAGAGCCGTCACATACGGTGGTTGAACCGTCACAATGTTGAATATCCTATCCAAGTAAAAAGTGGGCCACGTCATGATGGTCATCTGATCTAAAAATCTGGCTAAGCCAGTCATAGGTTGGGCCACACCGGCACAATAAGCCATGCCCTCAGCTGTCCATTGATATTGACATTGTTCGCCACTGCATAGGAAGATCTACCAGATTTTCACACTAGGTGATCATCATGTTGTGGCAAACCTTTTGTGTCGATAGGATAATCTACACATTTAAACAGTTGGCAGCAAAGAAATGGTTGTATCATAACGTACAATACAGCTGATGTATCATCTCATCATTTCTCTTAAAAATAACTTGAACCACAAAGGAGCATGGGAGAAATATCTACACCCCTGGTTGATAGATGCACCAACCCCTGTAACTTtcgagaactgatcacctacaggtgCTTGCATAGTTACTTATCACGTCCCATCTTTCACGCCAACACTGCACTTGTACAGGGCATCCGTCCATGTAATGGTAGGCCCCAGCATGGTGAtcacccatctcaaaaatcaggctgatccactcactaggtgggccacacctagaattgggcacgggacgactcgactcgtTCAGACCTGACTCAACCTGAACCAAGCGGTTGAGTCGATCCAACCGAGtggacttcgtccaatccgaactcgaaccgagttgaatttgGGTAACCCagtaactcaactcaactcgacccgCATTCCAACTTGGTACTGACTTGACTCCATCCAAAActgtatgtatatataaaaaaaaaatcccagatTTGACGTTTCAGATTTGAGAtgccgtgtagctgatggagaggctacaATTCCAGCAGGTGCACCTAGGttctgagttgtgatttcagctcatggatacccgctgcacctgacccgacttgacccgactcggtacctgtgaccgagtcagactcggtccggattagtccaggccagacctggaCTCCAATCggatcaggcatgctggactcgatactgagtcgagtcgagttcaggtcaacTCTATTTCAAAACTGGGTCATGTTGGGTCAGACCTAACTTGGTCCAAATTGACTCGATGCCCACGTCTAACCACACCTGTGAGTTGTGACAATTGTTACCATGGATTCCAATGGCGTGGCCCACTCAATGAATGGACCTGCCTGACTTTATGCCAGGTGATCTTTGCAGGCAGGGCCTCTGATATAATGGAATGATTCCCTCTAAAAGTGGCTTGTTGACGTGAAAGATGGGCCGCATGCCTAGTTATTATTTGGGCAACTCGGAGATAATCAGTTTTcataaaaaggaaagagaaataaTCCAGCTGCCCCCAGTTGCAACTGGACCATTCCCTTTGACAATCCAATCGACCAATCAGGACATTATCATAAAAGCAGTAGCTCGAGTACAAAATCAGCAATTGAATCAAATTGACAATTGCTTGATTTTCATAATACAAGATGAAAACTCCTTTTAAGGGTAGTTTGCAAAGAAGAATTTTGTACTAACCTTAAGGAGGCATCGCGGACCATCCTATGGATTTGAGCCGAGAGCTTGCATCCACTCCAGAAAGTCGGTGCTTTCAAAAATGCAGTGGGAATGTGATCTTAACCCAACGTGTTGCAAATTGCAATTGCAGTTGTAAACTATGAGtaacatccaaacaggccctcaagtGCAGCTTTAAAAAAAGGAGACCTTTATAAATAAAATGTCTTTCTTAAGTTCAATGCCTCCATTATTTTTAACGAACATGGGTGTTCTTGAAATTGAGAAACGCCAATGTGGTGGGGTCGATAGAAGGGACCGTGATTGATTATTATGCTGTTAGATCATCTCGAGTTTAGCAAGAGCAGCTCCGGTTTTTCAATCAATAGCTTCCACTCGTTGCAAAATCTGGCGACCGTAGCTCCATCCACTACTCTATGATCAGCACCAATTGTTACCTgagaatttggaaaaaaaaaaaagaagggaaaggaGACCTGTTTTAAACAGATATCAAAGTTGGAGAGGACAGGATCAATTGGCATTTTTTTAATGCTGCATTCATAGTGATAGATCTCGTTCTCAAAAATTTCTTGGGCCGGGAATTCTTAGGAAGATTTTCAAATTTCTAAGTTTTCTCATGATATTATCGGGGAAATTTCACTgaaaataaactattaaaaaatattatttataaattaaCAAATGATTTTAAACCCTTAAAAGCATAGGTATAAAATGATTTATTGCAACTGTTAAATACAAGTTACTTAAAATAGTGGCAGTGTGATAAAATTATTGAAAGTTAaaagctgctgaaattttggaaaatttcGCAAATCGTTTTGATCAGAATACCACGAGATTTTCAAAATGTCAGCGATATTTGTTACAGTGGCTGCATTGTCCAATACATATTCGGATTGCACGTTATTTACCTGTTAATTTGGCACTCACATAAGGCTCTAATCCATGTGCTTGTATAGGCCAGTACCTCCACAAGCCAGCACAGATGCTTTCCCAAAACTTATGGTGaatcatccaagccattcatcaggtgggccccactgtacatTGGGGTCCTGATCTTTTTAATAGGATATTCACGTCAtcaggcccaccaaatgaacagatTGGGTATTGTGCAGGTGAGACATCTAGGCACATGCATGCAGATGGTTTGCACTATAAATGCATATGGGTTGGCAAGCCCTTAACTATTTTTTTCCACTGAATTTATTGTAAATGCATGTGGAtgagttaatgaggcatttgcaggaagacACCCCATGGCAtatttgtttgcagatgacatagttttgattgataaGATGAAGAAGGGTGTAACACAAAGCCGGACTATGGAGGAATGCTTTAGAACctgaaggatttaaaattagtcgaaCTAAAAttagagtatatggagtgcaattttagtaataatacGAGTGAAAACGAGGAATTAATTAAGATTGCTGACTAAGTTGTTCCCAAAGTGACTACTTTCAAGCTAGGTGGAGAAATGGAGACGTACCTTTGGAGTTGATATGCATATACAAGTATGAGAGAACAACACATTTATGGTTCTACAAATGTATAGTATGCAGTGCACACTGCATAAAACCTTTATGGAGACACCCAGCTTGGAATCCGAGCTGGTTAGTGTACCAGCTCTCGCAGGGTATGGGCTCTTGGTGAGGAAGTAGCCCCGATAACCTACCAAAGAAAACCTCTATGTAGTACCTGTACCTCCTCATGATGCTTGCCGCAAAGTGTAAGATTACAAATTAAGAAGATTTATATGTAGGCTACAGTCAGCTGTACACTACCCTTAAGGGCATTGGTCATTTTTCTTCCTTGTAATCTTCTTCTTTGGGACCCATCTGCATGTGTGAGCTATATGGATAACGATCACAGATCTAAATGAGAATGCTTGGGTTTGGTAGATCTCAAATTTTCAATGATTCTGATGTTTTTCTACTTAATTTTTTCAGACCAGATGAAGAGTCCCAATCACCACATGTTTGTCAAGTGCACTGGGAGAAAGGAACTGCGTAGAACTTTTATTTAGCGAATGCTGTATACCATCATTCCTCATTTTTAGGAGcatgaaaataaattaaaacttacATTGGTGACAGATGCAGGATATACACTTCCATCATCTGTAAAGCGTGGAAGTTTCTGAATTCGGCCAATTGCAATGATGGCAACTTCAGGTAAGTTGAGAAGCGGAGAGCCAAACTTGCCACCGATTGCTCCAATGTTGCTTAAGGTTATAGTTCCACCAGAAATATCCTCAGTGCTGAGCTTGTTATTCAATGCCAGTTGTTGCAACCGTGACAATTCCTTTGTTATCTAATAAAACAGAGAAGAGCATGCTTCAGTATGATTTTCTGCATGGAGCAAAAGATTCAATTAAATGGTTAAACACACCTCCACATTTCTTCACCTAAATGCTTGGGAAGACTTAAGTGAGAATTGACGCGATGGGTGTTTGGTTATTACAATGAAATTGCAATTAGAAAACGATAGAGAATTCAAAACGGAAGGATAAAATCCTCACAAACAAGTAAAGTCTCCATTGTAAAATAATCATGGCCAACGCTGAGCACATAGTCTACAAGAAGATGATTAATGGTTTCTTACATAGTAAGTTAAAAGATACATAAGGCTGTATTTGGATGCAAAACGCAATAATTCAGCTAAGTAAATAGGAAATTACCGAATTATATTGATATCTCCCAATATACAGTTACATTTATTTAATCCAACTTCAAAGTAACTTAACTGCAATGTGGAGTCAAGTCCCTCAATATGAATAATAAGGCAAGGgtgctgatgcaggacaattaaccacttgctctaaaagctcaaactgttaggtatgacgaattaatccttttatctcatagctcaggccccacatctcatgggtttatgacctcggccgaacccccttcgtgggccccaaatcacatgggctgcccaccccgagtgtgtccccgcatcccacgagctatcccactcgagcctggtgtgaaatgcgcattaatcacccctggtgaggagtctcgaacacgagacctcccccgtgggccccaaatcacataggtcacccacctcgagtgtgccttTGCATCCCAggggcgaccccactcgagcctagtgtgaaaatgcccctgcattaatcaccctcggtgaggagtctcgaacatgagacctcccgctctaataccaatttgatgcaggacaattaaccacttgctctaaaagctcgaactgttagagtatggcgaattaatcattttatctcatagcctaggccccagatttcatgggtttaggacctcggccgaaccccattcgtgggccccaaatcacattggccgcccaccccgaatgtgtccccgcatcccacgggctaccccacttgagctcggtgtgaaatgcgcattaatcacccctggtgaggagtcttgaacacgagacctcccccgtgggccccaaatcacatgggtcactcaccccgagtgtgcccctgcatcccacaggcgaccccactcgagcccagtgtgaaaatgcccctgcattaggtgCTTTCAAGGTGGTGCTAGAGAATGGAGATGCTGAAGGGACAGTGTCCCATGACTGACACTGATAGAATCCACATGATGTGTGGGACTCAAAAAGGAACATGATAGTGTTCAATTGTTATTTGAATTGTCAGCGTGAGAATAGCCCCACTTTACAAAGGAAGGAGGCGAGACTCCTTAACTATCCTAGGAGAACGTCGTCTGACCATGTGGCAGCTACAGCATGATGCTGCAAGGTGCCACCAAGGGCAGTGCGCTCCAGGGGAAGCCACGTGGTAAGTTTTGCAGCTCCGACCACAGAAAGTCACAACACCGCCTTCTAAAAAGGCAATGCCTTGACTTTGGTAGAGACTGAGCAGTCTTTGTTATGTGGTGAGCAGTACAATACTTGCCATTGGCAAACCAACACTGGTTAGGAAGAAATGGAAGCTTCCTTAGTCTGCAATCAACATGGGTCCATTGTTCTGGGTTTCTGCAAACAGAGGAGTTCAGTTCCCCTATGATGTTCAGAGGCAGGGTGCACTTTCTTTCTTCAGAAGCTGCCATATGGACTGACCGCAAGTGCAGCAACATAAAGGGCACAGGTCCCCTTTTAACAGAGTTTGcaagcatggttttaagactcagagaAGTCCCATATGATTCATCCTAATCAATTCTCGGATTCACTGCCACCAGCCGGAGCGTCCTAGGGCGATTTGGGGCAAATACAACCCCAACTCAGGCAAGTAGTGACTCGACTGAAGACTGAACAAGTTGATCCAAGTCTAAAAACCACGTTTCCAAGCCCTTTTTAGAGTTGGATCAGAAACATGGCTTGATCCACGGTAATGTTACCTGGATTGTGGGTCACTCTAGTGCATGGTATGAGAACGGGTATGTGGTATGCGGCTTATTCCAATACATGGTATGCTTGAGGTAGGATCATGTGTCTCTCTCCAGTTTATACACTAAGAATATGTAATGTGGTTTTATATATGAATTGATAATGTAATTTGTATGTGACATGGTGAATGTTATTATTATAGATCTAAATGCAGAATATGTAATGCAGTTTTATATATGAATTGATAATGTAATTTGTATGTGACATGTTGAATGTTATTATTATAGATCTAAATGCATAGTACTATATTGCACACATGCTATTgcaaaaatcaaaatacaaatctCTAAATTACTATCAATCAACACTTAAAAGAATATAGGACCATAATTTCAGATCGCTAAAAGTAGTGATCTGGGttgcaaatgacccataattcGGATCGCACATCTGGAATAGAAGACGTAGTAGGGTTGGCTGTTTGGGTAACATTGATCCATGGTACCTAAAAGGGTAGCTATGTATTTTTTGCAACTCCTGCTGCCCGTGAGGTTTATGCACACTCAAACAGTAGTACATAGAGAAAAGCATGACATGTACGCTGAGGACTAGCAGTTCTATAGATCAATTTCACAGGAGAACACATTAGATTTCCAAAAACAATGAACGAGACGTGCTGAAGCTAACCTCCAAGATTGAAAGTGACTGAACTTTCTTTATGTTTGGTACAACTAGACCATACTGAGTTGCCATGGCAACACCAATATTGTGGTTCCCTACAATAAATCAACAGAAGTTGACGTTAGAAGCTCAACACCAGACCATCCACCAAACAGGATAATAATAACTGAAAATACGAGCAGCAtgacatatcatcatcatcaaaatcttCTCATCCTTCTCCCAGAAAATTGAGGTTGGcttttaattggtaaattagaaaattttatacAATTTGCTGCCACCAGATATTGACCTTCTTTTACCTAGGCTCTGGAAACGGCCATGGGAGAGGCCCACAAGCAGTATGATATATATAAATATTCAATCCTAGTATTTAATATAGAAATAATTGACAGGTTGTCACATGATATATTTTGGCATCTCAGCTATTTCACCTGACTCAACATGTTACTCTCGGGCTAAACCAGGTGCAAGATCAATATCTTATCTAAGtatatttatttgtatttttttactattataGAAAGAGTTCCTTGAATATCTTCATATACAATTAGcaggaaaaaaaagaaatctcAACATGGCTTCTCAATGTTACACCTAATTTAGcattctggttttttttttttttttaaaagcacgcacacacacccccacacactcacgccatagtggaatttcaccacctatgggtactcaaacccttgaccaggagttgaaaatcctaagagtctaccactggagcaagagtaaggattcaGCATTTTGGGGTTGACAGGAATGATCAAAATGGAATATTTAGGAAGAATtcgattggaaaaaaaaattccatttcctGTCATGTGTGTTAGGTTTGAAATGTTAACATAGGAATCAAATCATCGAAATCGTTGTTTGATTGAAAGGTTCTTATTCATATATTACTGGATTctggatatattttttttatagcttCGAACAATGATCTATTAAATGCAATTAGCAGGGAAATTTTTTCTCAACATGGCTTCTCGATGTTACACCTAATTCAGCATTTTGGGGTTGACATGAATGCAAGGTCAATATAGTTTGAGGATTAAAGACTTGTCGCAATATATGTTTCTGCCATAAGTTAGAAATTGTACTTTGTCAATAAACAGGTGCACTTGATAGAAGTCACCTCTACGGGCAATCTGGAACAGTTTCATTTTTCTTCCCTTCAGATCAAGGCATTGAGAGACTTGTTGAAAGGCGGACAACTAGCAAACCAAGGAGACCAGTTTCCCCCCTTCTTGTTCTCGTAATAAGCTGCAGGTCTTAGTAGACTTTTTCACTAGAACTGAAGATCACATGCTCATTTATGGTTTTTAGGCTAGCCCAACAAGCTCATTGATTTCCCATCTTCAATTCATTGAAGATATCAGTGTCATGTTTAGATTTCTTATGATCAGGTAGCCAACATAAAATGTGTGCTTTATTGTTTTGAGGTGGCCTCGGGTTTGAGAGTCGGCCTAGGAAAAAGTGTGATAACGTGAATCGAGGTGGAGAAAGAAGATTTGTGCTGGTTGGCAGCTTTAGCTGGGTGTCAAATTTAATCCTGCTGATCTATTTAGGCCTTTCGTTGGGGGCCAACCTGTTGGCTGCTTCCATGTGGGACCCAGTGATTGAGAAAATTGAGAGAAGTCGGCATCTTGTTACCCATCCTTGGGGGGTCAGATCACCCTTATCAAAGCGCTTTATCCAATAAACCGATTTACTATCGCTCTCTTTTCAAGATTCCAGCTTCTGTGACCTTGACGATAGGAAAAGTAAACTTCTTTTGGGGAGGTTCGAGTAATAAGAGGAAAATTTGCTAGTACCTCTCTTCGGGGGCCCGCCTAACGTTGATTAAGTCAACTTTTTCCAACATGCTTCATGTCTTTATTTAAGTGCCCTAGATCAGTGTTGGATAGGCTTGAGAAGCTCGGGAGGGATTTCTTATGGAATGGGGCTGGTGAAGGGAGAAAGTTCCACCTTCTCAAGTAGGAAGAGGTCTGCATGCCTATCTCGGAAGGGGGAGCTGGCATTAAACCCTTAGGCATCATGGACACCGCTTTACTtgggaagtggatttggagatttagcATAGAGGAGGGAAGTCTTTGGAGAAAATTGATTTCTGCTAAGCATGGTGTTCAGGAGGGTGGTTGGTTTGTTGAAGTCTCTTCCCTGTATGGAGCTTTGGGCGCTTGGAAAGCAATTATGGCCACACAACATCTAGCTTGTAGGGGCATCACCTTCAAAGTCGGAATAGGATCCTGAATCCGTTTTTGGGTGGACATTTGGTGCGGCACACGTGCTTCAGTCTTTGTTCCTGAGAGTTGCTAGTCTCGCTTCGAATAAATTTGTTCATGTGGTGGATTGCTATTCAATAGTTGGGGAGAAGGTTGTTTGGATTCCCCCTCGCCGCAGGAACATGTTGGATGTTGAATTCGATGAACTTGTGGTTTTGTTAGAGCTCTTAAATGTGGAGAGGCCTGCCATTCTTCAAGAAGACGAAATTATTTGGACTTGTAACAGATTAAGTACATTTACAGTTGAATCTTTTTATAGCCTCCTCTCTCCTGTGCTGTATAATGTGAGTACATCGCATCCGTTCCATCATTCGTTTTATGGAGCTTCCCCTCATGTCACGGCGTTTGTTTGGATAGTAGGTCGGAAGTGAATCCTAACTGTTGATAATCTTCAGAGAAGAGTGCTCCTCTTGTCCAACATGTCCTATGTGCATGGGCAATGAGTCTATTGACCATCTCTTTATCCATTGCCCTTTTGCTACAAGAGTCTGGAATTAGTTTGTATCATGCTTACAAACGGATTGGGTCATGCCTACAATGGTGGAAGAGCTTTGGGCCTGGCATGGGGGTGGAGTTGGTAAAGCATAGAAAGCTATATGGTGGCTTTTAATCATGGCAGTTCTTTGGGTAATCTGGGGCTCAAGGAATGATCGTTGTTGTCATAATGTTGTTGTGGGGGTGAATAACGTGATTGCAAAGGTTAATCGGCTACTGTCGGAATGGGCAGTTTATGTTAAGGCAGCCTCGGCTGCTCTTCCGTTTGGTGTTTTGGGATTGTATTCTTTCACGCTTTTGCGCCTCTTTAACAAAATTTTCGTTAtctctccaaaaaaaaataatctctGACTACTTCAGAGACTAAAGTCCCTTCAATACTGGTAAACCAAAGATTCATGCATGGGCAGGTTGGCTCTTTTTCATCTCCTATCCTAGAAATGCTGCATGTCATAAATAAAGACAAACCAGACAATCATATGAGTTGGAATTAATTCCAGTAGGCAAATACTTGCGTACCTTTAAGGATGAGCTCGTATGACTCCTCATTGAAAGAACTATTTAATAAGGGATGTTTACACAATGCCACTGAAAGTGACTTTATTAAAAATGGCAAGTAAGTGTGTTTGACATTCTGATCAGTATTCTCGTTTTGGAAAGCTGCTTTAAGTTCTACAAGAGCATCACAGTTTATCTCTTCTAGGTAATGAAAATGTGGAACTTTTGCAGCCATGGTCATCGATTTAACCATCGATCGCTGAAATCCCCTGAAAGAGCAACAATAAATTAATCATCCAAAATgttcactttccttttttttcacaTAGATGGTAAGTTTCCTACAAGAAGAAACAGGCAACTTGCTAAATCAGATTATTACAAagtgaaaagggaaaaaaaatcaatctGCCATCACAAACATGTTGAGTCATTGGACAACACCAACAACTCAATATGTTTATGATGGCAGATAGCTGCATCATCGAAGCAAGCAATTATAAATTCCAACTAATGACTATTTTAACAAGTTTGAACTGTGAATCACCAGGAATGTGGAACCTGCAAAAggagaggaaaaaaaagaaggttg from Magnolia sinica isolate HGM2019 chromosome 17, MsV1, whole genome shotgun sequence encodes the following:
- the LOC131230657 gene encoding lipoamide acyltransferase component of branched-chain alpha-keto acid dehydrogenase complex, mitochondrial isoform X4 produces the protein MHAPTGGEVPPTLELSRGDYVEEFQRLCEVQSDKATIEITSRYKGKIAHILYVPGDIVKVGDTLLKIVTEEIQTPMPSHDALADTSSDSESSEPDDQCSLVNKEIVGVLSTPAVRHLAKQYGLNINDICGTGKDGRVLKEDVLKSAANKGLCKESFATSDSGLEGPSLLKEAKVDEQCYEDTTVLLRGFQRSMVKSMTMAAKVPHFHYLEEINCDALVELKAAFQNENTDQNVKHTYLPFLIKSLSVALCKHPLLNSSFNEESYELILKGNHNIGVAMATQYGLVVPNIKKVQSLSILEITKELSRLQQLALNNKLSTEDISGGTITLSNIGAIGGKFGSPLLNLPEVAIIAIGRIQKLPRFTDDGSVYPASVTNVTIGADHRVVDGATVARFCNEWKLLIEKPELLLLNSR